In Candidatus Limnocylindrales bacterium, a single window of DNA contains:
- a CDS encoding urea amidolyase associated protein UAAP2, protein MSAPEAVDELDGADVAGVVVHDAVVPARAPWSFVVAAGQTLRIIDLEGNQAVDCILYNAHDTEERYSAPETIVAQGNIFLTTGTRLISTEGRVMMTITADTCGRHDTIGGACSCESNTLRYGHHTKHQHACVENFLIEHARRGMGKRDMTSNINWFMNVPVEADGALGIVDGLSAPGKYVDLRAEMDTLVVVSNCPQINNPCNAFHPTPVRMLVYGVRS, encoded by the coding sequence GTGAGCGCGCCGGAGGCGGTCGACGAGCTCGACGGCGCCGACGTCGCGGGTGTGGTCGTTCATGACGCCGTGGTGCCGGCGCGGGCGCCGTGGTCGTTCGTCGTGGCGGCGGGGCAGACGCTGCGCATCATCGACCTCGAGGGCAATCAGGCGGTCGACTGCATCCTCTACAACGCCCACGACACCGAGGAGCGCTACAGCGCGCCCGAGACGATCGTCGCGCAGGGCAACATCTTCCTTACCACCGGTACGCGGCTGATCTCGACCGAGGGCCGCGTGATGATGACGATCACCGCCGACACCTGCGGCCGGCACGACACCATCGGCGGCGCGTGCAGCTGCGAGTCGAACACGCTGCGCTACGGGCATCACACGAAGCACCAGCACGCGTGCGTGGAGAACTTCCTGATCGAGCACGCGCGCCGCGGCATGGGCAAGCGCGACATGACGAGCAACATCAACTGGTTCATGAACGTGCCGGTGGAGGCGGACGGCGCCCTCGGCATCGTCGACGGGCTTTCGGCGCCGGGCAAGTACGTCGACCTGCGCGCGGAGATGGACACGCTGGTCGTCGTCTCGAACTGCCCGCAGATCAACAACCCGTGCAACGCCTTCCACCCCACACCGGTGCGCATGCTCGTGTACGGGGTCCGGTCTTGA
- a CDS encoding ABC transporter ATP-binding protein, whose amino-acid sequence MTASGRNGSRGICVRNLWHEYGSKIVLERVSLAIEPGTFCAITGPSGCGKSTFLRILLGQQRASRGTVLLDGEPLRCEPGPDRGVVFQRYSVFPHLSVLDNVALGLELERAPRLGRLFGSARRSACDEALRYLEAVGLSADAAAYPHQLSGGMRQRLSIAQALIRKPKVLLLDEPFGALDPGTKEAIHELVLRLWKETGMTILMVTHDIREGFKLATRLLVFDKVRVDPHAPERYGATVTYDIAC is encoded by the coding sequence GTGACCGCGAGCGGCCGTAACGGCAGCCGCGGCATCTGCGTGCGCAACCTCTGGCACGAGTACGGCAGCAAGATCGTGCTGGAGCGCGTCAGCCTGGCGATCGAGCCGGGAACGTTCTGCGCCATCACCGGCCCCTCGGGCTGCGGCAAGTCGACGTTCCTGCGCATCCTGCTCGGCCAGCAGCGCGCGTCGCGCGGCACCGTGCTCCTGGATGGCGAGCCGCTGCGATGCGAGCCCGGACCGGACCGCGGCGTCGTCTTCCAGCGCTACAGCGTCTTTCCGCACCTGAGCGTCCTCGACAACGTCGCGCTCGGCCTCGAGCTCGAGCGCGCGCCGCGCCTGGGCCGCCTGTTCGGCTCGGCGCGACGCAGCGCATGCGACGAGGCGCTACGCTACCTCGAGGCAGTGGGCCTGAGCGCCGATGCCGCCGCCTATCCCCATCAACTCTCGGGCGGCATGCGCCAGCGCCTGTCGATTGCGCAGGCCCTGATCCGCAAGCCCAAGGTGCTGCTGCTCGACGAGCCATTCGGCGCGCTCGATCCGGGCACGAAGGAAGCGATCCACGAGCTGGTGCTGCGACTGTGGAAGGAGACCGGCATGACGATCCTCATGGTCACGCACGACATCCGCGAAGGCTTCAAGCTCGCGACGCGCCTGCTCGTGTTCGACAAGGTTCGCGTCGATCCGCATGCACCCGAGCGGTACGGAGCGACGGTGACGTACGACATCGCGTGCTGA
- a CDS encoding TorF family putative porin: protein MKLEYGKVFLGAATVALSTAMMLGAAQPASAGAYGDDEETTEAPAPVPAAKAEAEVEEEEDEFLGFIPGDVTGLVTLISDYSFRGVSQTQRDFALQGGVTWKPWAGLYVGAWGSSINFAQSLNPPNCTPGTNGCDTEDTYLEQDFFAGWAGALGDLSYDTSATYLWYPAEAHWSYWEFALKLAYNLGFMTPKAGLVWSPNYFGFADDGIYASTGIAVPIPLGAAAKYVGLTVDGNFGYTWTDDEKDFGGDQLFIENDGDTAEQYIDWNVGLVVAVHKNISIDLRYIDTNLNLRDGDARFVGGATFSF, encoded by the coding sequence ATGAAGCTCGAGTACGGGAAGGTGTTTCTGGGCGCGGCGACGGTGGCGTTGTCGACCGCGATGATGCTGGGCGCGGCCCAGCCGGCCAGCGCCGGGGCCTATGGCGACGACGAGGAGACGACCGAAGCACCGGCGCCGGTGCCGGCAGCCAAGGCCGAGGCGGAAGTGGAAGAAGAAGAGGATGAGTTCCTGGGATTCATTCCGGGCGACGTCACCGGCCTGGTCACGCTGATCTCGGACTACTCGTTCCGCGGCGTCTCGCAGACGCAGCGCGACTTCGCGCTGCAGGGCGGTGTGACGTGGAAGCCTTGGGCCGGGCTGTACGTGGGCGCCTGGGGCTCCTCGATCAACTTTGCCCAGTCACTGAATCCACCCAACTGCACGCCGGGCACCAACGGGTGTGACACCGAAGACACGTATCTGGAGCAGGATTTCTTCGCCGGCTGGGCCGGAGCTCTTGGCGACTTGAGCTATGACACGAGCGCCACCTACCTCTGGTATCCGGCCGAAGCGCATTGGAGCTACTGGGAGTTCGCTCTGAAGCTTGCCTACAACCTCGGGTTCATGACACCCAAGGCCGGTCTGGTGTGGTCGCCGAACTACTTCGGTTTCGCCGATGACGGCATCTACGCGTCCACCGGCATCGCGGTGCCGATCCCCCTGGGCGCGGCGGCGAAGTACGTCGGCCTGACCGTAGACGGAAACTTCGGCTACACGTGGACCGACGACGAGAAGGACTTCGGCGGCGATCAGCTCTTCATCGAGAACGATGGCGATACGGCCGAGCAGTACATCGACTGGAACGTCGGTCTGGTCGTTGCCGTTCACAAGAACATCTCGATCGACCTGCGCTACATCGACACGAATCTGAATCTGAGAGACGGCGACGCACGCTTCGTCGGCGGCGCGACCTTCTCCTTCTGA
- a CDS encoding urea amidolyase associated protein UAAP1: MTTSDTATPRGAMEHARAKAQREAAAVRAKPTVPVTDACDLPVGVDLQDLCWDECLDAGGYSARVLERGTTMRLDDLEGDACVSLLAYNADCLSERLNVADTVKVQWQAYLGLGDLLLSDMGRVLLSIRADTSTRHDALCGASSPWSNAARYGTGDNHGPCPSARDRFVLALAKHGLGKRDICPNVNLFKQVRVGGDGSLTFVQAEPVRSHVELRAEMRVLVVIANTPHVLDPRTTYDVGPVRVLAWRGHPTRQDDPLRASTPERLRAFQNVEDYYA, translated from the coding sequence ATGACCACCTCCGACACAGCCACGCCTCGCGGCGCCATGGAGCACGCGCGCGCGAAGGCGCAGCGGGAAGCGGCCGCGGTGCGCGCCAAGCCGACCGTTCCGGTCACCGACGCGTGCGATCTTCCAGTCGGCGTCGATCTCCAGGACCTCTGCTGGGACGAGTGTCTGGACGCGGGCGGCTACTCCGCGCGCGTCCTCGAGCGCGGCACGACGATGCGCCTGGACGACCTGGAAGGCGACGCGTGCGTTTCGCTGCTCGCCTACAACGCCGACTGCCTGAGCGAACGGCTCAACGTCGCCGATACCGTCAAGGTGCAGTGGCAGGCGTACCTCGGCCTCGGTGACCTGCTGCTGTCGGACATGGGACGCGTGCTGCTTTCGATCCGCGCCGATACGAGCACGCGCCACGACGCGCTCTGCGGAGCTTCCAGCCCCTGGTCGAATGCCGCCAGGTACGGCACCGGCGACAACCACGGCCCCTGCCCCAGCGCGCGCGATCGCTTCGTGCTGGCGCTGGCCAAGCACGGCCTGGGCAAGCGCGACATCTGTCCCAACGTCAACCTGTTCAAGCAGGTGCGCGTGGGCGGCGACGGCTCCCTTACCTTCGTGCAGGCCGAGCCCGTGCGCAGCCACGTCGAGCTGCGCGCCGAGATGCGGGTGCTGGTCGTGATCGCCAACACGCCGCACGTGCTCGATCCGCGCACGACCTACGACGTCGGACCGGTGCGCGTGCTGGCATGGCGCGGCCATCCGACGCGGCAGGACGATCCGCTGCGCGCGTCGACGCCGGAACGGCTGCGCGCGTTCCAGAACGTCGAGGACTACTACGCATGA
- a CDS encoding ABC transporter permease: MRWINRVPRRPAALAVVPFAILALLYLMGSSVRLAANPADKLMPPPAAMAEAWSAMALHEDARTGRLLFWDDTQASLARLGIGLGIATTLALAAGLTLGMLPYAEALLGPVVTVLSMIPALAILPILFIVLGVDELSKVALIVLGVLPFMIRDLSQRVREIPEEQWIKAQTLGAGSFQLATRVILPQIVPRLIDSLRLSLGPAWLFLISAEAISATSGLGYRIFLLRRYMAMDVILPYVVWITLLAFLFDWGLRRMRRRLYPWLDAETAG, encoded by the coding sequence GTGAGATGGATCAATCGCGTTCCGAGAAGGCCTGCCGCGCTCGCCGTCGTGCCCTTCGCCATCCTCGCTCTCCTCTACCTGATGGGATCGAGTGTGCGGCTGGCTGCCAACCCGGCGGACAAGCTGATGCCGCCGCCGGCCGCGATGGCCGAGGCGTGGTCGGCCATGGCCTTGCACGAGGACGCGCGCACCGGACGGCTCCTGTTCTGGGACGACACCCAGGCCAGCCTCGCTCGCCTCGGCATCGGGCTCGGCATCGCGACCACGCTCGCGCTGGCAGCAGGATTGACGCTGGGGATGCTCCCCTACGCCGAGGCTTTGCTCGGCCCGGTGGTCACGGTGCTGTCGATGATTCCGGCGCTGGCGATCCTGCCGATCCTCTTCATCGTCCTCGGCGTCGATGAGCTGTCCAAGGTGGCGCTCATCGTGCTCGGTGTCCTGCCGTTCATGATCCGCGACCTGTCGCAGCGCGTGCGCGAGATTCCCGAAGAGCAATGGATCAAGGCGCAGACTCTAGGCGCCGGCAGCTTCCAACTCGCCACACGGGTGATCCTGCCGCAGATCGTCCCGCGCCTGATCGACTCACTGCGGCTGTCGCTGGGGCCCGCGTGGTTGTTCCTGATTTCGGCCGAGGCGATCTCGGCGACGAGCGGGCTCGGCTACCGGATCTTCCTGCTGCGCCGCTACATGGCGATGGACGTGATCCTTCCCTACGTCGTGTGGATCACGCTGCTCGCGTTCCTGTTCGACTGGGGCCTGCGCCGCATGCGCCGGCGTCTCTATCCATGGCTCGATGCGGAGACGGCGGGATGA
- a CDS encoding putative urea ABC transporter substrate-binding protein: MLRRISFILAFSLIVGTALAPSGASAEPKKKFKIAWSIYVGWMPWGYLSDSRIIEKHARENGIEIEIVQINDYVESINQYTAGQFDGCSMTNMDALTIPAAGGVDSTGLIVGDFSNGNDGIVLKKKTKLEEIKGQDVHLVELSVSHYLLARALASVGLSEKDIEVVNISDADIVGIFASESVTAAVTWNPQLSEIARTPDAHVVFDSSRIPGEIIDLMVVNTKTLQDNPAFGKALVGAWYEVLGLLADKGEKGKAAREAMAKASGTDLAGFEAQLATTRMFYTPKEAADFAASAALTTTMDHVRKFSFEHGLLGAGAKSADAIGIQYPGGKTAGDASNIMLRFDNTFMAAAAK; the protein is encoded by the coding sequence ATGCTTCGCAGAATCAGCTTCATCCTTGCGTTCTCGCTCATCGTCGGGACGGCACTGGCACCTTCGGGTGCCAGTGCCGAGCCCAAGAAGAAGTTCAAGATCGCCTGGTCGATCTACGTTGGCTGGATGCCCTGGGGCTACCTTTCCGACTCCAGGATCATCGAGAAGCACGCCAGGGAGAACGGCATCGAGATCGAGATCGTCCAGATCAACGACTACGTGGAATCCATCAACCAGTACACGGCCGGCCAGTTCGACGGCTGCTCCATGACCAACATGGATGCGCTGACGATCCCGGCCGCCGGAGGAGTCGACTCCACCGGCCTGATCGTGGGCGACTTCTCCAACGGCAACGACGGAATCGTCCTGAAGAAGAAAACGAAACTGGAGGAAATCAAAGGCCAGGATGTCCACCTCGTCGAGCTGTCGGTGTCCCATTACCTGCTGGCGCGCGCGCTCGCGTCCGTGGGACTTTCCGAAAAGGACATCGAGGTCGTCAACATCTCCGACGCCGACATCGTCGGCATCTTCGCCAGCGAGTCCGTGACCGCGGCGGTGACGTGGAACCCTCAGCTTTCCGAGATCGCCCGGACGCCCGACGCGCACGTCGTCTTCGACTCGAGCAGAATTCCCGGCGAGATCATCGACCTGATGGTCGTCAACACCAAGACGCTCCAGGACAACCCGGCCTTCGGCAAGGCGCTGGTCGGCGCATGGTACGAGGTGCTCGGGCTGCTGGCCGACAAGGGGGAGAAGGGCAAGGCCGCGCGCGAAGCGATGGCCAAGGCCTCCGGCACCGACCTTGCCGGATTCGAGGCGCAGCTGGCAACGACCAGGATGTTCTACACGCCCAAGGAGGCCGCGGACTTCGCCGCCAGCGCGGCGCTGACGACGACGATGGATCACGTGCGCAAGTTCTCGTTCGAGCACGGGCTCCTCGGCGCCGGCGCCAAGTCGGCCGACGCAATCGGCATTCAGTATCCGGGCGGAAAGACGGCCGGCGACGCCAGCAACATCATGCTGAGATTCGACAACACGTTCATGGCGGCGGCCGCCAAGTAG